GGTCCACTTGAACTCGGCAAAAGCCGCACGGTAATCGGCCAGATAGCGCTCGGGGCAGAGCAGTGCGTGGAGATTCCTGCCGAGAGCTTCCTCGGTGCTATAGCCCAGGATCTGGGCGGCAGCGGGGTTCCAGTAGGAAATGTGGCCCTGATGGTCCATCATGAGGATGGCATCGTGGGCAGAATTGGTGATGCTGCGGAGTTGCGACTCGCTGTTTTCAGACGCCTCCTTGGCAATCTGCAGTTCGGCGGTTCGTTCCGCAACCCGACGCTCAAGTTCCTCGTTGACCGCAGTCAGTTCAGAGAAGCTTTTCTGCAGGGCAGTTTCCATCTGCCGGAAGTTGTCCTGCAGCTCCTGCTCTTCCCTCACCTCCGCGGGGCGCCAGGAAATCTGTTCCCCTTGCGCGATCCTGGTAGGAAGTTGACCGGAAACCTTCCCCAGCATGGCAATGGGCACCAGCAGCCGCCGGCTGAAATAGCGGGACAGGCCAACCGTCAGCAGTGTCAGCGTTGTCAGCACCCCCAGCATAATGGAGGTGCGATTGCTGATCTCACAGAGTGTCGGCGCAAGGGGAGATTCGACCACCAGGTGGAAACCGGATTGCGGTTCCAGGGCGACTTCAGTTTGGTAGAACGAACGGTTCCAGCGTTTCATGACGCTCACCCCAAGCTTGGGGTCGGGAACCCATTGGCTCACATTGTCACCGACCGGAAGAAGCCGCCCACCCTTGGGCAAATCGAATTGCTCCAGGAACTTCTTGCCGCTGTCGGTAGAGGCAATCACCCGGCGCTGCCGGTCCAGCAGCGTCAGCTTGACATCCCGCTCGCCGACAATTCCCTTCAGCAGGGCGGCGGGATGCTCGAGCGGGACCACGCTGAAAACAGCGCCGCGATATTGTGCTCCGGCCCTGTTGGGCGCAAGTATGATCAGGCGGGGTCCGGGAACACCGATCTTTCCCATGAAGGTATCGAATGCAACGGGGCGGGAGAGGTCCTTTAGATCTGCGATGTAGGGGCGGTCTCCCAGCGAAACCCCGATGGTGGAGATGCCGTTTTCATCAACAGGGGGCGAGAAGGCGCGAGTGATATGGTTGCTTCCCATAACCCCCAACCGGTACGTATCATGGCCATGGGCGTCATGGTATTTTTCGAGAATCTGCTGAATCTTCTGCGGCGGCGTCCGGTCCGGATCACCAACCAGATTGACGAGCGTGTGTATTTTGTGCTGCTCTTCCTCCAGCCAGCTTGAAATCGTCAGGTTGCCGACTTCGGCCATCCGGGCGGTATTCTGCTTCAGGCGCGTCATCTGCTGACGGAAATGCCAGTTCGTATCGAGAAAGGAGAAAACGAACGCCGGCACCAGCACCACTCCCTGCAGAATTACTCCCAGCCATTTGCGCAGTGAAGGAAGTTCACTGTCCCCGGTCAGACGCCAACTCAGCAAAAAGAGGGCCTCGGCAATCAGCGTATTGATGATGCCGTTCATCCCCTGCTTCAGGGCTATCAGGAGAGTGGCGCCGGCACTGAAACCCATGACATGGTGAAAAAAGAGCCAGACCAGCAGCAGGCCGCCGCTGAACCAGTAGATGATGTCGGTGATCATCAGGTCCATGCGTTTGCGGCTCCTCAGCCATCCGGCGAAGAGCGCCTCGCAGCCGAAGATGATTATGGCCCAGGGATGGTGCCACTGTACCCAGGTACACCCTGCGGCAATCACCGCTGCCAGCAGGCCGGTGGCCGGTCCGAAGCGCAGCAGGGCGAACATGCTGAGGGCTGAGCCGAACAGAAAGTCCACATTGAAGAACAGGGGAAGTTTGAACCAGTTGACAAGAAAACCGGCGATTCCCAGAAGGATGCCGGCAATCAGTTTCCGATTATTCATGGGAGAACACCATCATCAGCACGGGGGGAACCAGCCTGCCACCTTTGCCAGGAATTCTTTCCGCTTTTTTTAGCTTCGTACATGGCGTCGTCTGCATGGGTCATGAGGAGTTCCACAGTATCTCCGTCATCGGGGTAGAAACTGATACCCGCCGAAGCGCCGATGCGGCAGGTAACGCCGGAAACATCAAAAGGCTGCGAAAGCACTGATATTATCTTTTCGGCCACCGTTACCGGGCCGTCTAAAGAATTCACCCCGCGCACGATGACGCAGAATTCGTCCCCCCCCATGCGGGCCACGGTATCGGACTCCCTGACGCATCCGCTCATGCGCTGTCCGACCATAACCAGCAGCCCATCCCCTGTTTTGTGCCCATAGGTGTCGTTGACTGCCTTGAACGCGTCAAGATCCACAAACAGAAGGCCAAAACTGCTCCGGCTTCGTCTCGATTCCACAACGGCACGCTCCAGGCGTTCAAAAAACAACAGGCGATTCGGCAGACCTGTCAATTTGTCAAAATGGGCCAACTGCCGCAACTGCTCT
The nucleotide sequence above comes from Geobacter benzoatilyticus. Encoded proteins:
- a CDS encoding diguanylate cyclase domain-containing protein, which gives rise to MRILYIDDKAEIRALLGRYLESWGYDALGAPDGETGWNLIQEHRPSIVITDWIMPDLEGPALCRRIREAGFPEYTYVIMLTARKDDVVAGMEAGADDFIGKPFNKEELKVRLKAAERIVHLERELALTNQGLQEKNRRLEESEEQLRQLAHFDKLTGLPNRLLFFERLERAVVESRRSRSSFGLLFVDLDAFKAVNDTYGHKTGDGLLVMVGQRMSGCVRESDTVARMGGDEFCVIVRGVNSLDGPVTVAEKIISVLSQPFDVSGVTCRIGASAGISFYPDDGDTVELLMTHADDAMYEAKKSGKNSWQRWQAGSPRADDGVLP